Proteins encoded by one window of Lutibacter sp. A64:
- the lnu(I) gene encoding lincosamide nucleotidyltransferase Lnu(I) — MTQLQMIDKTKSIAQNDKNISAVFMYGSFTKNEGDKYSDIEFYIFLKDKEKFSAENWVSQIHPLALYFTNEYGSEVAIFENMIRGEFHFLTNDQMEVIKSWDGLVEFSDFDKMILVDKEDLLTNTLKEIKTKVPDRTTNENILWLSQSLLNVLLTTSNLIKRQEFAHAYQSLSNVQKYLLWLIRIETYQTKHWESPTKSLEKDIDPYWYLLFQQTTSELDPTDIKTAFKKTLTLTEKLFDNLGVEAKLKGVLRRIE, encoded by the coding sequence ATGACACAGTTACAAATGATTGACAAAACAAAGTCAATAGCTCAAAATGATAAAAATATTTCTGCCGTATTTATGTACGGGTCATTTACCAAAAATGAAGGGGACAAATATTCAGATATTGAATTCTACATCTTCTTGAAGGATAAAGAAAAATTTTCCGCTGAAAATTGGGTAAGCCAAATTCATCCTTTGGCATTATATTTTACCAACGAGTATGGAAGTGAAGTTGCCATTTTTGAAAATATGATAAGGGGGGAGTTTCATTTTTTGACAAACGACCAAATGGAAGTTATCAAATCGTGGGACGGTTTGGTAGAGTTTAGCGACTTTGACAAGATGATTTTAGTAGATAAAGAAGATTTATTGACTAACACGCTCAAAGAAATAAAAACTAAAGTACCTGATCGAACAACAAATGAAAATATCCTGTGGTTGAGCCAATCATTGTTGAATGTTTTACTTACAACAAGCAACTTAATTAAACGACAGGAATTTGCTCACGCATACCAAAGCTTATCAAATGTTCAAAAATATTTACTTTGGTTAATAAGAATTGAAACATACCAAACCAAACATTGGGAAAGTCCAACAAAAAGCTTGGAAAAAGACATAGATCCATATTGGTATTTGTTATTTCAGCAGACAACATCAGAATTAGATCCGACAGATATTAAAACAGCTTTCAAGAAGACATTAACATTGACTGAAAAACTTTTTGATAATCTTGGAGTTGAAGCAAAATTAAAGGGGGTATTAAGGAGAATTGAATAA
- a CDS encoding cation transporter: protein MNKTIFEITKMDCPSEENLIRMKLDGISSIANLEFDIPNRKLTVFHSGEIDQIEKSVIELNLGGKKISTKKTDQTEFKENENQKKLLWSVLIINFAFFIIEMTTGIISKSMGLVADSLDMLADSFVYGISLFAVGGTVIKKKRIAKLAGYFQITLAIIGFVEVLRRFFGDEKLPDFSTMIIVSIFALIANGICLYILQKSKSKEEAHMKASMIFTSNDVIINLGVIIAGILVHYLSSNKPDLIIGTIVFALVIQGAFRILKLSK, encoded by the coding sequence GTGAATAAAACGATATTTGAAATTACCAAAATGGACTGTCCTTCAGAGGAAAATCTAATCCGAATGAAATTGGACGGAATTTCGAGCATTGCAAATTTGGAATTTGATATTCCGAACCGAAAATTGACCGTTTTTCACAGCGGAGAAATTGACCAAATCGAAAAGTCCGTAATCGAATTGAATTTAGGCGGAAAGAAAATCTCAACTAAAAAAACCGACCAAACGGAATTTAAAGAAAACGAAAATCAAAAAAAACTTCTTTGGTCTGTACTTATCATAAATTTTGCGTTTTTCATAATCGAAATGACAACAGGAATTATCTCAAAATCTATGGGACTTGTTGCCGACAGTTTAGATATGCTTGCGGACAGTTTTGTGTACGGAATTAGTTTATTTGCGGTTGGCGGAACAGTAATAAAGAAAAAACGGATTGCCAAACTTGCTGGATATTTTCAAATAACACTTGCGATTATTGGATTTGTAGAAGTTTTAAGAAGATTTTTCGGAGACGAGAAACTTCCCGATTTTTCGACAATGATTATCGTTTCGATTTTTGCACTTATCGCAAACGGAATTTGTCTTTACATTTTGCAAAAGTCAAAAAGCAAAGAAGAAGCACATATGAAGGCGAGTATGATTTTCACTTCGAATGACGTGATTATCAATTTGGGAGTAATAATTGCAGGAATTTTAGTGCATTATTTGAGTTCTAATAAACCTGATTTGATTATCGGAACAATTGTTTTTGCGTTGGTAATTCAAGGAGCATTTCGGATTTTGAAATTAAGTAAGTGA
- a CDS encoding Eco57I restriction-modification methylase domain-containing protein, producing the protein MANNNQLDIQLLENLIIGRVEPHIYAFTTETVPNYLKVGDTYRPIEQRLNEWRKHFPELEKKYQKVAKVDEETFFRDFAVHKFLESEIHKTRLLPDSLESIPYYSNEFFKDTEVEELDDAIADIQETYQNNDTKYQFYKFEDSHIPIVHTYKRTESYDPRPNQDETIKRFKEAIKKGRTNLLMYAVMRFGKSFTSMCCAVAMDAKIVLIVSAKADVREEWKKTVESHIKFDGFSFLDSNSLLESGTIIKDKLKANEKIALFLTLQDLQGDDIKSKHKEVFENQIDLLLIDETHFGARALEYGKVLKELKSKKELKSETKLNDETLDNLDETTKTINSKIRIHLSGTPYRILMNSEFTTDDIIAFYQFTNIADDQQNWDNEYLTKDDTKEWENPYYGFPQMIRFAFNPNESSRQKMEELKKLGITYAFSELFRPKSILKDTKTELHKKFVHEQEIVDLLNVIDGTKNDDNLLSFLDYDKLKEGKMCRHIVCVLPYRASCDAFESLIKSNEFKNLSSYEVINISGVENEKIFKDTQSVKSKIEKCESENKKTITLTVNRMLTGSTVPQWDTMLYLKDTASPQEYDQAIFRLQSQFIKTYKEPNGDSVKYNMKPQTLLVDFNPNRMFQMQEHKSQIYNVNVESNGNSRLGERIEKELQVSPIIVINNKKMVQVEPTDILNAVRQYSSERSVLDEATSISIDYSLLSIEEIKAVIDRQGKIGSRQGIEIKPSEGEGEDLDTGDKPDGDDTPGKEDKETETSKEDKVDYKGKFAMYYARILFFSFLTNSKVKSLEEIIEAINDVQDNLRIASNLSLETVILSLFQQHINPFVLSELDYKIQNINSLANDTTISPIERASNAMKKFSRLSDSEIVTPEIVTDKIIQTLPEDTISDSTLILDIASKQGEFVYSFYKKFGKKVANNFYSIPTSKIAYEFTRKVYSLLELNIENIESNYTSYDLIEENDLIEDETIKINNNDMKFNAIVGNPPYQQTISDNSKNKSLSRQIFPDFIKICVGLNPHYLSLVTPSRWFTGDAQDKSFLRLREFFQENNHIQSIVNIPISSSVFPAVEISGGINYFVYNPNHNGNIEFTEYYDEENSQTFTRPLFEEGLDIILSSGFSHNIISKVKNEGFESITALTKGRNAFGILGKNANEISSSTYQNGYYELRCKHEEIRYVDSELITKNKEIADKWKIFISKSNGAAGLLTDNKEVSILGKPYLAKPKSACTDSLIPIGNFETEFEAKALESYIKTKFLRYMVGILKTSQNILQNVYQFVPIQDFTPESDIDWTKSIEEIDKQLYEKYKLNYEEAKFIEEIIKPM; encoded by the coding sequence ATGGCAAATAATAATCAGCTTGACATACAACTTTTAGAAAATTTAATTATTGGAAGAGTTGAGCCTCACATCTATGCTTTTACAACAGAAACAGTCCCTAATTATTTAAAAGTTGGTGACACATATAGACCTATTGAGCAAAGACTTAATGAATGGAGAAAGCATTTTCCAGAACTTGAAAAGAAGTATCAAAAGGTTGCCAAAGTTGATGAAGAAACATTTTTTAGAGACTTTGCAGTACATAAATTTTTAGAATCCGAAATCCATAAAACTAGGTTGCTACCAGATTCATTAGAATCAATTCCTTATTACTCTAACGAATTCTTTAAAGATACTGAAGTAGAAGAACTAGATGATGCAATTGCAGATATTCAAGAAACTTATCAGAATAATGACACAAAATATCAATTTTATAAGTTTGAAGATAGTCACATACCAATAGTTCACACATACAAAAGAACCGAAAGTTACGACCCAAGACCAAATCAAGATGAAACCATTAAGAGATTTAAAGAAGCAATAAAAAAAGGTAGAACAAACCTATTAATGTATGCAGTAATGCGATTTGGTAAATCGTTTACTTCAATGTGCTGTGCTGTTGCAATGGATGCAAAAATAGTTTTAATCGTTTCCGCTAAAGCTGATGTAAGAGAAGAATGGAAGAAAACAGTTGAAAGTCATATCAAATTTGATGGTTTTAGTTTTTTAGATAGTAATTCACTTTTAGAAAGCGGAACAATCATAAAAGATAAACTGAAAGCTAACGAAAAAATTGCCTTATTTCTTACACTTCAAGACTTACAAGGAGATGACATAAAATCCAAACATAAGGAAGTGTTTGAAAATCAAATTGACCTTTTACTAATAGATGAAACTCATTTTGGTGCAAGAGCTTTAGAATATGGTAAGGTTTTAAAAGAGTTAAAGAGTAAAAAAGAACTAAAAAGCGAAACCAAACTTAATGATGAAACTTTAGACAACTTAGACGAAACAACTAAGACAATTAACTCGAAAATTCGAATCCATTTATCGGGAACACCATATCGTATCTTGATGAATAGTGAATTTACAACTGATGATATTATTGCATTTTATCAGTTCACTAATATTGCTGATGACCAACAAAATTGGGATAATGAATACTTAACCAAAGACGACACAAAAGAATGGGAAAACCCTTACTATGGTTTTCCTCAAATGATTCGATTTGCTTTCAACCCAAACGAGTCATCTAGACAAAAAATGGAAGAACTGAAAAAATTGGGTATTACTTACGCTTTTTCAGAGTTGTTCAGACCAAAATCCATTCTAAAAGACACAAAAACCGAACTACATAAAAAGTTCGTTCACGAACAAGAAATTGTTGACTTGCTTAATGTTATAGATGGCACAAAAAATGACGATAACTTATTGAGCTTTCTCGATTATGACAAACTGAAAGAAGGTAAAATGTGTCGTCACATTGTTTGTGTTCTTCCCTATCGTGCTTCTTGTGACGCATTTGAAAGCTTAATTAAATCAAATGAGTTTAAAAATCTTAGCTCGTACGAGGTAATTAATATTTCTGGAGTTGAAAATGAAAAGATATTTAAAGATACGCAATCAGTAAAATCTAAAATTGAAAAATGTGAAAGTGAAAACAAGAAAACAATCACTTTGACAGTAAACAGAATGCTAACTGGTAGTACAGTTCCGCAATGGGATACTATGCTATATTTAAAAGATACTGCTTCACCTCAAGAATACGACCAAGCTATTTTTAGACTTCAAAGTCAATTTATAAAGACTTACAAAGAACCTAATGGAGATTCTGTTAAATACAATATGAAGCCTCAAACATTGTTGGTTGACTTTAATCCAAACAGAATGTTCCAAATGCAGGAGCATAAATCACAGATTTACAATGTAAATGTAGAATCCAATGGAAATTCAAGATTAGGAGAACGAATAGAAAAAGAACTTCAAGTTTCACCAATAATAGTAATCAATAACAAAAAAATGGTTCAAGTTGAACCAACAGATATTTTAAATGCAGTTCGTCAATATTCAAGTGAAAGAAGTGTGTTAGACGAAGCCACCTCAATTTCAATAGATTATTCGCTTTTAAGTATTGAAGAAATAAAAGCAGTTATTGACAGACAAGGTAAAATAGGTTCAAGACAAGGTATTGAAATTAAACCTTCTGAAGGCGAAGGAGAAGACCTAGATACAGGTGACAAGCCTGATGGTGATGACACACCTGGAAAAGAGGACAAAGAAACAGAAACTTCAAAAGAAGATAAGGTAGACTACAAAGGAAAGTTTGCAATGTACTATGCAAGAATTCTTTTCTTTTCTTTTCTCACAAATTCAAAAGTTAAATCTCTGGAAGAAATTATTGAAGCCATAAATGATGTACAAGACAATCTTCGTATTGCGTCTAACTTAAGTTTAGAAACAGTGATACTTTCACTGTTTCAACAACACATCAATCCTTTTGTTTTAAGCGAGTTAGATTATAAAATTCAAAATATCAATTCGCTTGCAAATGACACAACTATTTCGCCTATCGAAAGAGCAAGCAATGCAATGAAAAAATTCAGTCGTTTATCAGACTCTGAGATTGTTACACCTGAAATCGTAACTGATAAAATCATTCAAACTTTACCAGAAGATACTATTAGTGATTCCACTTTAATATTAGACATTGCTTCAAAACAAGGTGAATTTGTTTACTCTTTTTATAAAAAGTTTGGTAAAAAGGTAGCGAACAATTTTTATTCAATACCAACATCAAAAATTGCTTATGAATTTACTAGAAAAGTCTATTCATTACTTGAGCTAAACATAGAAAATATAGAATCAAACTACACATCTTACGATTTAATTGAAGAAAACGATTTGATTGAAGATGAAACAATAAAAATTAACAACAACGATATGAAATTTAATGCAATTGTTGGAAATCCACCATATCAGCAAACAATTAGTGACAACTCAAAAAACAAATCATTAAGTAGACAAATATTTCCTGATTTTATAAAAATTTGTGTTGGTCTAAACCCACACTATCTATCTCTTGTAACACCTTCAAGATGGTTCACAGGAGATGCTCAGGATAAATCTTTTTTGCGATTGCGAGAATTTTTTCAAGAAAACAACCATATACAGAGCATAGTCAACATACCAATTTCAAGTTCTGTTTTTCCCGCAGTTGAAATAAGTGGTGGTATAAACTATTTTGTTTACAATCCGAATCACAATGGTAATATAGAATTCACTGAGTATTATGATGAAGAAAATTCGCAAACTTTTACAAGACCGCTATTTGAAGAAGGACTAGATATTATTCTAAGTAGTGGTTTTAGTCATAATATCATAAGTAAAGTAAAAAATGAAGGTTTCGAATCAATAACAGCCTTAACGAAAGGTCGTAACGCTTTTGGCATTTTAGGTAAAAATGCAAATGAGATTTCAAGTTCAACCTATCAAAATGGATATTACGAATTAAGATGTAAGCACGAAGAAATTAGATATGTTGATAGCGAACTCATTACTAAAAATAAAGAGATTGCCGATAAATGGAAGATTTTTATATCCAAAAGTAATGGTGCAGCAGGCTTACTAACTGACAACAAAGAAGTATCAATTTTAGGCAAACCTTACTTAGCAAAACCAAAGTCGGCTTGTACTGATTCTCTAATCCCAATTGGAAATTTTGAAACTGAATTTGAAGCAAAAGCCTTAGAATCTTATATTAAAACAAAGTTTTTAAGATATATGGTTGGCATATTAAAAACTTCACAGAATATACTTCAAAATGTATATCAATTTGTTCCCATTCAAGATTTCACGCCTGAATCGGATATTGATTGGACTAAATCCATTGAAGAAATTGATAAACAACTTTACGAAAAGTATAAACTGAACTATGAAGAAGCTAAATTCATTGAAGAAATAATAAAACCGATGTAA
- a CDS encoding restriction endonuclease subunit M produces the protein MRTEIDILENEILEKYPEVLDILLRDQTTQKNIIWATSNYEHLGESYLEIKQIKSELITGINGDVIMPRVQKDQILQQSRVKNMAEVFTPSWICNAQNNLIDNAWFERKDVFNKEIPNEKKWKTNQAKIEFPKNKSWQDYINDKRLEISCGEAPYITNRYDTTTGEFIEIENRIGLLDRKLRIINENVDESNEWLEATKSAYKNTYAYEWQGDSLLLARESMLFTFIENYKSKFEKEPLLKSIQTIAEIISLNVWQMDGLKGVIPFSCGEIKTKTVNLFGEEETDNSFCKGCLNGNIFEHNGTYCMIMDWPNTGLKGKKIRFIDLLQNKHQSINGK, from the coding sequence TTGAGGACAGAAATAGACATATTAGAAAATGAAATCTTAGAAAAATATCCAGAAGTATTGGATATTCTTTTGCGAGACCAAACGACTCAAAAAAACATTATTTGGGCAACGAGTAATTATGAACATCTTGGAGAATCATATTTAGAAATCAAACAGATTAAGTCCGAACTCATTACAGGCATTAACGGTGATGTGATAATGCCAAGGGTTCAAAAAGACCAAATATTACAACAGTCTAGGGTTAAGAATATGGCTGAAGTCTTTACGCCATCTTGGATTTGTAATGCTCAAAACAACTTGATAGATAATGCTTGGTTTGAGCGAAAAGATGTTTTCAACAAAGAAATCCCAAATGAAAAAAAATGGAAAACAAATCAAGCAAAAATTGAATTTCCTAAAAATAAATCTTGGCAAGATTATATAAATGACAAACGACTTGAAATTTCTTGTGGTGAAGCACCATACATAACAAACCGATACGACACAACAACAGGAGAATTCATAGAAATTGAAAATAGAATTGGTTTACTTGATAGAAAACTCAGAATAATAAATGAAAATGTTGATGAATCAAATGAATGGCTTGAGGCAACTAAATCAGCTTATAAAAACACATATGCTTATGAGTGGCAAGGAGACAGTTTATTGTTAGCTAGAGAATCAATGCTATTTACATTCATAGAAAATTACAAATCTAAATTTGAAAAAGAGCCTTTACTTAAATCAATACAAACTATAGCAGAAATAATTTCTTTGAATGTTTGGCAAATGGACGGATTAAAAGGCGTAATTCCTTTCTCTTGTGGAGAAATAAAAACCAAAACAGTTAACCTATTTGGAGAAGAGGAAACCGATAATTCATTTTGCAAAGGTTGTCTTAATGGTAATATTTTCGAACATAATGGAACTTACTGTATGATAATGGATTGGCCAAACACAGGATTAAAAGGAAAAAAAATAAGATTTATAGACCTTCTTCAAAATAAACATCAATCAATAAATGGCAAATAA
- a CDS encoding helix-turn-helix domain-containing protein, whose translation MNRIKEVLEQKGIKQKWLAEQMGKSYNMVNSYAQNRRQPSLEDLYKIAEILNIEAKELLVPIKELN comes from the coding sequence ATGAACCGAATTAAAGAGGTTTTAGAACAAAAAGGAATTAAACAAAAGTGGTTAGCTGAACAAATGGGAAAGAGTTATAATATGGTAAACTCTTACGCCCAAAACAGACGACAACCGAGTTTGGAAGACTTATACAAGATTGCGGAAATTCTAAACATAGAAGCAAAAGAATTACTAGTGCCAATAAAAGAATTGAATTGA
- a CDS encoding cation transporter, with amino-acid sequence MNKTVFEITKMDCPSEENLIRMKLDGISSIANLDFDIPNRKLTVFHSGEIDQIEKSVIELNLGGKKISTEQTDQTKFKENANQKKLLWSVLAINFAFFIIEMTTGIISKSMGLVADSLDMLADSFVYGISLFAVGGTVIKKKRIAKLAGYFQITLAIIGFMEVLRRFFGDEKLPNFSTMIIVSIFALIANGICLYILQKSKSKEEAHMKASMIFTSNDVIINLGVIIAGVLVNWLSSSKPDLIIGTIVFILVIQGAFRILKLSK; translated from the coding sequence GTGAATAAAACAGTATTTGAAATTACCAAAATGGACTGTCCTTCAGAGGAAAATCTAATCCGAATGAAATTGGACGGAATTTCAAGTATTGCGAATTTAGACTTTGACATTCCGAATCGAAAATTGACCGTTTTTCACAGCGGAGAAATTGACCAAATCGAAAAGTCCGTTATCGAACTGAATTTAGGCGGAAAAAAAATCTCGACTGAACAAACCGACCAAACGAAATTTAAAGAAAATGCAAACCAAAAAAAGCTTCTTTGGTCTGTACTTGCAATAAATTTTGCCTTTTTCATTATCGAAATGACAACAGGAATTATCTCAAAATCTATGGGACTTGTTGCTGATAGTTTAGATATGCTTGCAGACAGTTTTGTTTACGGAATTAGTTTGTTTGCGGTTGGCGGAACTGTGATAAAGAAAAAACGGATTGCGAAGCTTGCTGGATATTTTCAAATTACACTTGCTATTATTGGATTTATGGAAGTTTTAAGAAGATTTTTCGGAGACGAGAAACTTCCTAATTTTTCGACAATGATTATCGTTTCGATTTTTGCACTTATAGCAAACGGAATTTGCCTTTATATTTTACAAAAGTCAAAAAGTAAAGAAGAAGCTCATATGAAAGCGAGTATGATTTTTACTTCAAATGATGTGATTATTAATTTAGGTGTAATTATCGCAGGAGTTTTAGTAAATTGGTTGAGTTCAAGTAAACCTGATTTGATTATCGGAACAATCGTTTTTATTTTGGTAATTCAAGGTGCATTTAGAATATTGAAATTAAGTAAATAA
- a CDS encoding helix-turn-helix domain-containing protein, with translation MKKDNKKQTPENQHPYLEFDAHLLENEVWLTTEEAMAHLNVSRSTIYRLRKQQRIPNFKLGHIPMYPKHLLNKMLMHRAIKNVKQK, from the coding sequence ATGAAAAAAGATAATAAAAAACAAACCCCAGAAAACCAACATCCATATTTAGAATTTGATGCCCATTTATTAGAAAATGAAGTATGGCTAACCACAGAAGAGGCCATGGCACATTTAAATGTAAGTCGTAGTACTATATACAGGTTAAGAAAGCAACAACGCATTCCTAATTTTAAATTAGGTCATATTCCTATGTACCCAAAACACTTATTAAACAAAATGTTAATGCACCGGGCAATAAAAAATGTAAAACAAAAGTAG
- a CDS encoding DUF6266 family protein codes for MATFEKGILGGFSGKVGNVVGSRWRGKNIMRSLPQRGNYTPSVKQEEQREKFKTVISFLSPIVGVLSNYFGNPQGDKSRANLATSYHLKNAVVSTPLGMVMDYAKVLISKGDLRGLDTGTLTAGASQALVFGWQDNSGQGKATGTDQLMVVAYAPDLNLFYTNLAVATRDATTATVTLPDYMAGLEVEVWASFSKPDTNFAAISTYLGSVTVV; via the coding sequence ATGGCAACATTCGAAAAAGGAATTTTAGGCGGATTTTCTGGTAAAGTAGGTAACGTAGTAGGCTCTCGTTGGCGTGGAAAAAACATAATGCGAAGTTTACCACAACGCGGTAACTATACACCTTCTGTAAAACAAGAAGAACAACGCGAAAAATTTAAAACCGTTATTAGTTTTTTAAGTCCTATTGTAGGGGTATTAAGTAATTATTTTGGAAACCCACAAGGCGATAAATCGCGTGCAAATTTAGCAACTTCTTACCATCTAAAAAATGCAGTAGTTAGCACTCCCCTAGGTATGGTAATGGATTATGCTAAAGTTTTAATAAGCAAAGGCGATTTACGAGGTTTAGATACTGGTACTCTTACGGCAGGTGCTAGTCAAGCACTTGTTTTTGGGTGGCAAGATAATAGCGGACAAGGTAAGGCTACTGGAACAGATCAACTTATGGTAGTGGCATATGCCCCCGATCTTAATTTATTTTATACCAATTTAGCAGTTGCTACAAGAGATGCCACAACAGCAACGGTAACTTTACCCGATTATATGGCTGGATTAGAAGTTGAGGTTTGGGCATCTTTTAGTAAGCCAGATACCAATTTTGCAGCTATAAGTACCTATTTAGGTAGTGTAACGGTAGTGTAA
- a CDS encoding sensor histidine kinase, with protein sequence MDKNIKITIFSHLLVWLVLFSIPYILSYGQEQNINRIIAHFWIPILFYAIIFYLNYFVLIDRFLFAKKTLFFVLINILMITIFILLKEQIENQLFVDIIRKRGSTDDAGPPFKMTIYVQMLSYMAPLLFSVAIKTTKRWAETEAKRKEADNIKLQSELQHLHYQLQPHFFFNSLNNIYSLVDISPDQAKKSIHSLSKLMRYMLYETNMELVPLSKEIDFMKKYIDLMKLRVSDKTVVNYNFPSKESGIKIAPLLFISLIENAFKHGVSASKDSSINIQMTCKDKTVLFTVENNNFPKKINDKSGSGIGLQNLEKRLKLLYAGKYSFKTSVENNLFLVHLEIETM encoded by the coding sequence ATGGATAAAAATATAAAAATAACAATCTTTTCTCACTTACTTGTATGGCTAGTACTGTTTAGTATCCCTTATATTTTATCGTATGGTCAAGAGCAAAATATCAATAGAATAATTGCACATTTCTGGATTCCAATATTGTTTTATGCCATTATTTTTTATCTAAATTACTTTGTACTTATAGATCGGTTTTTGTTTGCAAAAAAAACCTTGTTTTTTGTTCTTATTAATATACTTATGATAACAATATTTATTCTATTAAAAGAGCAAATTGAAAACCAATTATTTGTTGATATTATTAGAAAAAGAGGTAGTACAGATGACGCTGGTCCGCCTTTTAAAATGACTATATATGTTCAAATGTTATCTTATATGGCTCCTTTATTATTTTCAGTAGCCATTAAAACTACAAAGCGCTGGGCTGAAACAGAAGCTAAACGCAAAGAAGCAGATAATATAAAGTTACAATCAGAATTACAACATTTACATTATCAATTACAACCGCATTTCTTTTTTAACTCATTAAATAATATTTACTCTTTGGTAGATATTTCGCCAGATCAAGCAAAAAAATCTATTCATAGTTTAAGCAAGTTAATGCGTTATATGTTATATGAAACCAATATGGAATTAGTTCCGCTTTCAAAAGAAATTGATTTTATGAAAAAATATATTGATTTAATGAAGTTACGGGTTTCAGACAAAACAGTTGTTAATTATAATTTTCCTTCAAAAGAATCAGGAATTAAAATTGCGCCATTATTATTTATATCATTAATAGAAAATGCCTTTAAACATGGAGTTTCTGCAAGTAAAGATAGTAGTATAAATATACAAATGACTTGTAAAGATAAAACCGTACTTTTTACGGTTGAAAATAATAATTTCCCTAAAAAAATAAACGATAAAAGTGGTTCTGGTATTGGATTGCAAAACTTAGAAAAACGCTTAAAACTTTTATATGCTGGTAAATACAGCTTTAAAACATCTGTTGAAAATAATCTTTTTTTAGTACATTTGGAGATAGAAACAATGTAA
- a CDS encoding LytR/AlgR family response regulator transcription factor, whose protein sequence is MNSIKITCVIVDDEPMALNLVESYVEKTPFLTLKKKCSNAIEAMEFIKSEPVDLLFLDIQMPDLTGIEFSKMLPENTRVIFTTAFDQYALEGIKVEALDYLLKPFDYAEFLAAANKANKWFSLVKEKQQKIVSSKKEFLFVKSEYKQLRIKLTDVLYFEGLKDYIKIWLKDNPKPILTLMSLKSLQKELPETQFMRVHRSFIVSLKNIEEIERSQIIINKQRITVSEQYKPKFLAFVNNNSLT, encoded by the coding sequence ATGAATAGTATTAAAATAACCTGTGTTATTGTTGATGATGAACCTATGGCACTTAATTTAGTTGAAAGCTATGTAGAAAAAACACCCTTTTTAACACTTAAAAAAAAGTGTAGTAATGCTATTGAAGCTATGGAGTTTATAAAATCTGAACCTGTAGATTTATTGTTTTTAGACATACAAATGCCTGATTTAACAGGAATTGAATTTTCTAAAATGTTACCCGAAAATACACGCGTAATTTTTACTACTGCATTTGATCAATATGCTTTAGAAGGAATAAAAGTTGAAGCTTTAGATTATTTATTAAAACCTTTTGATTATGCCGAGTTTTTAGCTGCAGCTAACAAAGCAAATAAATGGTTTTCATTGGTAAAAGAAAAACAGCAAAAAATAGTATCTTCAAAAAAAGAATTCCTTTTTGTAAAATCTGAATACAAACAACTGCGTATTAAACTTACAGATGTATTGTATTTTGAAGGATTAAAAGATTATATTAAAATATGGTTAAAAGACAATCCAAAGCCAATTTTAACCTTAATGAGCTTAAAATCGTTACAAAAAGAACTCCCTGAAACACAATTTATGCGCGTACATAGATCATTTATTGTTTCTTTAAAAAATATTGAAGAAATAGAGCGTAGTCAAATTATTATTAACAAACAACGTATTACAGTTTCAGAACAATACAAGCCAAAGTTCTTAGCGTTTGTAAATAACAATTCATTAACTTAG
- a CDS encoding carboxymuconolactone decarboxylase family protein — MTKDYSKHYNDLSKLMGEMGAKIPNIMEGFSKMHTASCEDGALSSKTKELIALGIAITIRCEGCIVCHVHDALNAGASAEEVMETIGVAILMGGGPSVVYGCEAMEALNQFVVLER; from the coding sequence ATGACTAAAGATTATTCAAAACACTACAACGATCTCTCTAAATTAATGGGAGAAATGGGCGCAAAAATCCCTAATATTATGGAAGGTTTTAGTAAAATGCACACCGCAAGTTGTGAGGATGGTGCGCTATCATCTAAAACTAAAGAACTTATAGCCTTAGGTATTGCAATTACTATTAGATGCGAAGGCTGTATTGTATGCCACGTACACGATGCGTTAAATGCTGGTGCAAGTGCCGAAGAAGTTATGGAAACTATTGGAGTTGCTATTCTTATGGGAGGTGGACCTTCGGTAGTTTATGGCTGTGAAGCTATGGAAGCTTTAAACCAATTTGTAGTTTTAGAGCGTTAA